From a region of the Oncorhynchus tshawytscha isolate Ot180627B linkage group LG14, Otsh_v2.0, whole genome shotgun sequence genome:
- the numa1 gene encoding nuclear mitotic apparatus protein 1 isoform X2, which produces MVLHLDKEHALLEWVNHLNVDLPVRSINDLQDGVLLLKLVYKLRKEEPAKSYLDQPIQERLKVVSDFLQGDCRCSTERGALISWDNISNGLNLEVELSKVLVLLYYHSVINNHVDLNQLEYKFEVELASMLRFVLDNENSLYLSENLEKYLRKKPLFSFNSDISSTSSSSLFNDEESPVFRRRKKIGSVQFLDLQTVASSSVSSPLQDVMNTPQFQLKKLQRQLRQERDMRDELEKDLTTSAATLTQRESQICQLQHRIEKLLREQAEQEQEPRDELQELHSKNEGLRTRLHEVLKECQALKTNSSQMERKVDNLTEENGTLSAQMREVIARLASAEAEVDRLTEAQDSAQGEWSSRHCHLQAELNRATAQKECLNEQMLILQSKISSLEDELSKAKMQEKGEVMGPILEWEQLKQELADATLRHAECECTIARLKGEKEQAATLHAQERASLQAESQRLQVLVTELQEALSALRVDREALELASKEERESLTAQLHTLTAEVASLTQTVQQREQEVQQECIQRGELNLAMEWQERKAREEIQELTSHVDTMGDSLRRAEEEVQVREKQLTKQQQESALQREVLQEEMAAAEKVLKELKEQEEAVREEATRLHQEITTHATNLCSLRQEHTALQEQLARQQEEISLEKEAQSEAHREKEAVREELSRLQEELRSLGEQMAQLEEAQREKECLLLQSTENIETLKTERATASSLAEAKDLELSSLREEVRAREEQLAMQQEEYRLQQEELREELAAQENEINNMRERLAGLMDQISLLKELCQEGKNMEALREEHTAQLEQLRIVKEQVEEVQERNEETSAALREKESSLREKEESLRRLEEELQSTTSLASQRRQEELTSLKEEVISQQEEVERRRAAEALSVEEARQLAREQESKRMELEESVSALQQQLDSAIQDNDRKRQECERLEQDLEHRGTRVEELRQQEDSARLEATRLRQEISTHVSHLEVVQRGKEELARQQEELRGEVSLHQQRASVLQQSLEVQEVAMRVLKEQTESTREEATVKMEALQAQLEVVSSLATAKDLQLSTLREEATALQEQLAKREQEISRQKEVLQEAHMEKESVEALREELARQQEELREELIHQQQRAQSLEQSLEEQQEALKELTVKEERAREEATLKMVALQAAKDLELSTLRQEATQLRQEISTHVNHLEEVQRGKEEQEGNASEETTVKMAALQAQLEVVLSLAAAKDLQLSTLREEASLLSQENAKRAVDLKDVQSEKIRMESLLSEEHRALQEELAKEQEELRSEVSLHQQRAAELQQSLEEKQEALRELKEQLVQQQEDSSLQKVLQEAQAAALQEEAVDALRGEVTLHQQRAAELQQSLEHQEAALREQEAKSTEEATLKMEALQAAKDLQLSTLTEKATTLQQQLAKREQEISLQKEVLQEAHIEKESVEALREELARQQEELIHQQQRAQSLEQSLEEQQEALKELTVKEERAREEATLKMVALQAAKDLELSTLRQEATQLRQEISTHVSRLEEVQRGREEQEGNASEETTVKMEALQAQLEVVSSLATAKDLQLSTLREEATALQEQLAKREQEISLQKEVLQEAHLEKESVEALREELARQQEELREELIHQQQRAQSLEQSLEEQQEALKELTVKEERAREEATLKMVALQAAKDLELSTLRQEATQLRQEISTHVSRLEEVQSEGPLREEHTALQVQLAKQQEENSLQKGLLQEVQATVLQEREAKEILRGEVSLHQQSLEHQEAVLREDLARQKEEGQAAGQVEKELMEQFSVLQQEKEALLTRALQAEQNQSELEGSMAELRAQAESTESGQRQQLDALLLEKERLTEGNQVLEMKCSAAQRLEAVLQEELALLREQMEGTEWEKQVRHLREQLAANTEVVEHYKTQVEKAKSHYSGKKQQLVESQEQVTELQRSLEVREHEVNAVTTEMKLLQKELEKARSKEKSLGSKINTLEAQLAFADRHLREQSQVRPERGPGRIEKMRGGRESVYLKVPQSQTHQETSGDSLDLSLDDSLNTTTRPMEPDESSTPLVRSSERVAAKRRALGGDSLETLYFTPMNNRQINSTERRLQSSITSLGELALDSARKRPPTSSARRRRTTQVINITMSKTTPGRRGAGEDSDNETFYSLASVHSHPNITGRTHTARPVSMEIFHTPGKPAVALSDQLLSLPGYRRSTVHVAAPQSTGQFCVGAENEPDHAADDWLRIAELQARNQSCLPHLKSSYPLESRPSLGPSFEFTDDDLRMGDPTETIRRASVMPGQIQESLSSHRLSLHPGPADSTTATRPAYGSHRLSLMPPKPKASSTLNNQNTHNLRGSNLSLKRSAKDQEPDTPEAKRMATSCFPRPLTPKGGRFSSSNNRQPLSPAERRQSTVFSIDNTPRKAASKSGFLQRGMSKIRSSTRKSPGNKSSRVPQSGDRKSPRSGAGSVKSPQPGGKAQRKSPRTNSSKSPKNPTSARKEPEVLVGKPIHLSR; this is translated from the exons ATGGTGCTTCACCTTGATAAAGAGCATGCACTGTTGGAATGG GTTAACCACCTGAATGTGGACCTCCCGGTGCGGAGCATCAACGATTTACAGGATGGCGTTTTGTTGTTGAAGCTCGTCTATAAACT GAGAAAGGAAGAGCCCGCTAAGTCCTATTTGGACCAGCCTATCCAGGAGAGGCTGAAAGTGGTCTCTGACTTCCTGCAAG GTGATTGTAGGTGCAGCACAGAACGGGGAGCTCTCATCTCCTGGGACAACATCAGCAATGGCCTAAACCTGGAGGTGGAGTTATCCAAG GTGCTTGTTCTCCTGTACTACCATAGTGTGATCAACAACCATGTTGACCTGAACCAACTGGAATACAAGTTTGAG GTTGAGCTTGCCTCCATGCTCCGCTTTGTTTTGGACAATGAGAATAGCCTCTACTTGAGTGAGAACTTGGAGAAATATCTAAGGAAGAAGC ccctgTTTAGTTTCAACAGTGACATCTCCAGTACCTCCTCATCCTCCTTGTTCAACGATGAGGAGTCCCCGGTTTTCCGGCGCAGAAAGAAGATCGGTTCGGTTCAGTTTCTGGACCTACAAACTGTTGCGTCCTCGTCTGTCAG TTCTCCCCTGCAGGATGTGATGAACACTCCTCAGTTCCAGCTGAAGAAGCTGCAGAGGCAGCTGCGtcaggagagagacatgagggatgagCTGGAGAAAGACCTGACCACCAGCGCCGCCACCCTCACCCAGAGAG AGAGTCAGATCTGTCAGTTGCAGCACCGTATTGAGAAGCTGCTGCGGGAACAGGCTGAGCAGGAGCAGGAGCCCCGGGATGAGCTACAAGAACTGCACAGCAAGAACGAGGg GCTGCGCACCCGTCTCCATGAGGTGCTGAAGGAGTGCCAGGCGTTAAAGACTAACTCATCTCAGATGGAACGGAAGGTGGATAACCTGACAGAGGAGAATGGCACCCTTTCTGCCCAG ATGCGTGAAGTGATTGCTCGGTTGGCGAGTGCTGAGGCTGAGGTGGATAGGCTGACTGAAGCCCAGGACTCTGCTCAGGGGGAGTGGAGCAGCAGACACTGCCACCTTCAGGCTGAACTCAACCGGGCCACTGCTCAGAAG GAGTGTCTGAATGAACAGATGCTGATCCTGCAGAGCAAGATCTCCTCTCTAGAGGACGAGCTGAGTAAAGCCAAAATGCAGGAAAAAGGAGAGGTTATGGGCCCTATCTTGGAG TGGGAGCAGCTGAAACAGGAGCTGGCTGATGCCACCCTCAGGCACGCAGAGTGTGAGTGCACCATCGCCCGTCTGAAGGGGGAGAAGGAGCAGGCTGCCACCCTGCATGCCCAGGAGAGGGCCTCGCTACAGGCAGAGAGCCAGAGACTGCAGGTCCTGGTGACTGAGCTCCAGGAAGCCCTGAGTGCTCTGCGGGTTGACAGAGAGGCTTTGGAGCTGGCCTccaaggaggagagggagtcccTGACTGCCCAGCTCCACACCCTGACTGCTGAGGTGGCCAGCCTTACCCAGACTGTACAACAAAGGGAGCAGGAGGTGCAGCAGGAGTGCATTCAGAGAGGGGAGCTGAACCTGGCTATGGAGTGGCAGGAGAGGAAGGCCAGAGAGGAGATCCAGGAGCTGACCAGCCACGTGGACACCATGGGTGATTCTCtgaggagggctgaggaggaGGTGCAGGTCAGGGAGAAGCAGCTTaccaagcagcagcaggagagcgCTCTACAGAGGGAGGTCCTACAGGAGGAGATGGCTGCAGCTGAGAAGGTGTTAAAAGAGCTGAAGGAGCAGGAAGAGGCCGTTAGAGAGGAGGCCACTCGACTGCACCAGGAGATAACTACACATGCTACGAACCTCTGCAGCCTGAGGCAGGAGCACACTGCTCTGCAGGAACAATTGGCTAGGCAGCAAGAGGAGATCTCCCTAGAAAAGGAGGCGCAGTCCGAAGCccacagggagaaggaagcggtGAGGGAGGAGCTCTCTCGACTCCAGGAGGAGCTGAGGAGCCTGGGGGAACAGATGGCCCAGCTGGAGGAGGctcagagggagaaggagtgtcTCCTCCTCCAGTCCACAGAGAACATAGAGACCctcaagacagagagagccacTGCCTCGTCCCTCGCTGAAGCCAAAGACCTGGAGCTCAGCAGcctgagagaggaggtgagggccaggGAGGAGCAGCTAGCCATGCAACAAGAGGAGTACCGCTTACAGCAGGAGGAGCTACGGGAGGAGCTTGCCGCTCAGGAGAATGAAATCAATAACATGAGAGAGCGGCTCGCTGGCCTGATGGACCAGATCTCTCTGCTGAAGGAGTTGTGTCAGGAGGGCAAAAACATGGAGGCCCTGAGAGAAGAGCACACTGCCCAGCTGGAGCAGCTGCGGATAGTGAAGGAGCAGGTCGAAGAGGTccaggagaggaatgaggagaccTCGGCAGCTCTCAGGGAGAAGGAGTCGTCTctcagggagaaggaggagagccTCCGGAGGCTGGAGGAGGAGCTACAGTCCACCACCTCTCTGGCCTCCCAGAGACGACAGGAAGAACTGACCTCACTCAAGGAGGAAGTCATCTCGcagcaggaggaggtggagaggaggcgtGCCGCGGAGGCCCTGTCAGTTGAGGAGGCGAGGCAGTTGGCTAGGGAACAGGAGTCTAAACGTATGGAACTGGAGGAGAGCGTGTCAGCCCTACAGCAGCAGCTGGACTCAGCCATCCAGGACAATGATAGGAAGAGACAGGAGTGTGAGAGGCTGGAGCAGGACCTGGAGCACAGAGGAACACGGGTGGAAGAGCTGAGGCAGCAGGAGGATAGCGCCAGACTGGAGGCCACTCGACTCCGCCAGGAGATCTCTACACATGTCAGCCATCTGGAGGTCGtgcagagggggaaggaggagctAGCCAGGCAGCAGGAGGAGCTGAGAGGGGAGGTGTCCCTTCATCAGCAGAGAGCTTCAGTGCTCCAGCAGAGCCTGGAGGTGCAGGAGGTTGCTATGAGAGTGTTAAAGGAGCAGACTGAGAGCACCAGAGAGGAGGCCACTGTGAAGATGGAGGCCCTACAGGCTCAGCTGGAGGTAGTGTCTTCTCTGGCTACAGCTAAAGACCTGCAGCTCAGCACTCTGAGAGAGGAGGCCACTGCCTTACAGGAGCAGCTAGctaagagagagcaggagatctCCCGTCAGAAGGAGGTGCTGCAGGAGGCCCACATGGAGAAGGAGTCAGTGGAGGCACTGAGAGAGGAGCTGGCCAGGCAACAGGAGGAGCTGAGAGAGGAGTTAATCCACCAGCAGCAGCGAGCTCAGTCCTTAGAACAGAGCctggaggagcagcaggaggccCTGAAAGAGCTgactgtgaaggaggagagagccagagaggaggCCACTCTGAAGATGGTGGCCCTCCAAGCAGCTAAGGACTTGGAGCTCAGCACCCTGAGACAGGAGGCTACACAACTCCGCCAGGAGATCTCCACACATGTCAACCATCTGGAGGAGGtgcagagggggaaggaggagcaggagggaaaCGCAAGCGAGGAGACAACTGTGAAGATGGCGGCCCTACAGGCTCAGCTGGAGGTAGTGTTGTCTCTGGCTGCAGCTAAAGACCTGCAGCTCAGCACTCTGAGAGAGGAGGCCTCTCTACTCTCCCAGGAGAACGCCAAACGGGCAGTTGATCTAAAGGACGTGCAGTCAGAGAAGATTCGGATGGAGAGCCTGTTGAGCGAGGAGCACAGAGCCTTACAGGAGGAGCTGGCCAAGGAGCAGGAGGAACTGAGGAGCGAGGTATCCCTCCACCAGCAGAGAGCTGCAGAGCTCCAGCAGAGCCTGGAGGAGAAGCAGGAGGCCCTTAGGGAGCTGAAGGAGCAGCTTGTCCAGCAGCAGGAGGACAGCTCCCTACAGAAGGTCTTGCAGGAGGCCCAGGCTGCAGCTCTCCAGGAGGAGGCGGTAGATGCTCTGAGAGGGGAGGTGACCCTCCACCAGCAGAGAGCTGCAGAGCTCCAGCAGAGCCTGGAGCACCAGGAGGCTGCCCTGAGGGAGCAGGAGGCGAAGAGCACAGAGGAGGCCACTCTGAAGATGGAGGCCCTTCAAGCAGCTAAAGACCTGCAGCTCAGCACTCTGACAGAGAAGGCCACTACCTTACAGCAGCAGCTAGCTAAGAGGGAGCAGGAGATCTCCCTTCAGAAGGAAGTGCTGCAGGAGGCCCACATAGAGAAGGAGTCAGTGGAGGCACTTAGAGAGGAGCTGGCCAGGCAACAGGAGGAGTTAATCCACCAGCAGCAGAGAGCTCAGTCCTTAGAACAGAGCctggaggagcagcaggaggccCTGAAAGAGCTGAccgtgaaggaggagagagccagagaggaggCCACTCTGAAGATGGTGGCCCTCCAAGCAGCAAAGGACTTGGAGCTCAGCACCCTGAGACAGGAGGCTACACAACTCCGCCAGGAGATCTCCACACATGTCAGCCGTCTGGAGGAGgtgcagagggggagggaggagcaggagggaaaCGCAAGCGAGGAGACAACTGTGAAGATGGAGGCCCTACAGGCTCAGCTGGAGGTAGTGTCGTCTCTGGCTACAGCTAAAGACCTGCAGCTCAGCACTCTGAGAGAGGAGGCCACTGCCTTACAGGAGCAGCTAGctaagagagagcaggagatctCCCTTCAGAAGGAGGTGCTGCAGGAGGCCCACTTGGAGAAGGAGTCAGTGGAGGCACTGAGAGAGGAGCTGGCCAGGCAACAGGAGGAGCTGAGAGAGGAGTTAATCCACCAGCAGCAGCGAGCTCAGTCCTTAGAACAGAGCctggaggagcagcaggaggccCTGAAAGAGCTgactgtgaaggaggagagagccagagaggaggCCACTCTGAAGATGGTGGCCCTCCAAGCAGCTAAGGACTTGGAGCTCAGCACCCTGAGACAGGAAGCTACACAACTCCGCCAGGAGATCTCCACACATGTCAGCCGTCTGGAGGAGGTGCAGAGCGAGGGCCCCCTGAGAGAGGAGCACACTGCCTTACAGGTGCAGCTGGCCAAGCAGCAGGAGGAAAACTCCCTACAGAAGGGACTGCTGCAGGAGGTGCAGGCCACAGTCCTCCAGGAGAGGGAGGCCAAGGAGATACTGAGAGGGGAGGTGTCCCTCCACCAGCAGAGCCTGGAGCACCAGGAGGCTGTCCTGAGGGAGGATCTAGCCAGGCAGAAGGAGGAAGGGCAGGCAGCAGGCCAGGTGGAGAAGGAGTTGATGGAGCAGTTCTCTGTGCTCCAGCAAGAGAAGGAGGCTCTGTTAACCCGGGCCCTCCAGGCAGAGCAGAACCAGAGCGAGCTGGAAGGGAGCATGGCTGAGCTGCGAGCCCAGGCAGAGAGCACAGAAAGTGGCCAGAGACAACAGCTGGATGCCCTGCTCCTGGAGAAGGAGAGGCTGACTGAGGGTAACCAGGTCCTGGAGATGAAATGTAGTGCCGCCCAGAGGCTGGAGGCTGTACTGCAGGAGGAATTGGCCTTGCTGAGAGAACAGATGGAGGGAACAGAGTGGGAGAAGCAGGTCAGACATCTACGGGAACAACTTGCTGCCAACACTGAGGTAGTGGAACACTACAAAACACAG GTTGAGAAGGCCAAGAGCCACTACTCGGGGAAGAAGCAGCAGCTTGTGGAGTCTCAGGAGCAGGTGACGGAGCTGCAGCGCAGCCTAGAGGTCAGAGAGCATGAGGTCAACGCAGTTACCACAGAGATGAAGCTGCTGCAGAAGGAGCTGGAGAAGGCCAGGAGCAAAGAGAAGAGCCTCGGCTCCAAGATCAACACTTTGGAAGCACAG CTTGCGTTTGCTGATCGTCACCTTCGGGAGCAGAGCCAGGTTCGACCTGAGAGGGGACCAGGCAGGATTGAGAAgatgagagggggtagagagagtgtCTACCTGAAAGTCCCCCAGAGCCAGACTCACCAGGAGACCAGCGGCGACAGCCTGGACCTGAGCCTGGACGACTCCCTCAACACTACCAC GAGGCCAATGGAGCCTGACGAGTCCAGTACTCCCCTGGTGCGTAGCTCGGAGCGCGTAGCTGCTAAACGTCGTGCTCTGGGAGGGGATTCACTGGAGACCCTCTACTTCACCCCCATGAATAACCGTCAGATCAACAG TACTGAGCGCCGGCTGCAGAGCAGCATCACATCTCTGGGAGAGCTGGCTCTGGACTCAGCCAGGAAGAGACCACCCACCTCCTCAGCTAGACGCCGAAGGACCACCCAGGTCATCAACATCACCATGAGCAAG ACGACCCCTGGTcgcagaggagcaggagaggatagTGACAACGAGACGTTCTACAGCCTGGCCTCCGTCCACTCCCATCCCAACATCACCGGAAGAACACACACTGCACGACCTGTCTCCATGGAGATCTTCCACACACCAGGAAAACCTGCCGTTGCCTTGAGCGATCAGCTCCTCAGTCTCCCTGGTTACCGTCGAAGCACCGTCCACGTTGCAGCGCCACAGA GTACGGGCCAGTTCTGTGTGGGGGCAGAGAATGAGCCTGACCATGCTGCTGATGACTGGCTACGCATCGCTGAGCTGCAGGCCAGAAACCAGTCCTGTCTGCCTCACCTAAAGAGCAGCTATCCTCTGGAGTCCAGG CCCAGCCTGGGACCGTCCTTTGAGTTCACCGACGATGACCTGCGCATGGGTGACCCCACGGAGACCATCCGTAGAGCCTCTGTGATGCCCGGACAGATTCAGGAGTCTCTGTCATCCCACCGGCTCTCACTCCACCCAGGACCGGCCGACAGCACCACGGCCACCAGGCCAGCCTACGGCTCTCACCGCCTCTCACTGATGCCCCCCAAACCTAAAGCCAGCAGCACCCTGAACAACCAGAACACGCACAACCTCAGGGGGAGCAACCTGTCACTCAAACGCTCAGCCAAAGACCAGGAACCAGACACACCTGAg GCTAAGAGGATGGCAACTAGCTGTTTCCCGCGCCCTCTCACCCCTAAAGGAGGTCGTTTCAGCTCATCCAACAACCGCCAGCCTCTTAGCCCT GCTGAGCGGAGACAGTCCACGGTGTTCTCCATTGACAACACGCCTCGTAAGGCAGCTTCCAAGAGCGGCTTCCTACAGAGAGGCATGAGTAAGATTCGCAGCTCCACCCGTAAATCCCCAGGGAACAAAAGCTCCCGTGTCCCGCAGTCCGGAGATAGGAAGTCTCCCCGCAGTGGAGCCGGGAGTGTGAAGTCCCCTCAGCCGGGAGGGAAGGCACAGAGGAAGTCCCCACGGACCAACAGCAGCAAGTCTCCAAAGAACCCCACCAGCGCACGCAAG GAACCTGAGGTGTTGGTTGGAAAGCCCATTCATCTGAGCAG atga